The genomic stretch TCGGTCGGCTCGCGAGTCAAGGCGGAAACGAGGTCGCGTCCGTTGTTGCACACATGTCGCAGTTGCAACAACGGCTCGCGTTCGACGAGCAGCCTGAGCGAGTGCAGGACGGCCGGATGATCGTCGGCGATCGACAACTTGATGCTTGCCATGTGAGATCCAGATGAATGAACGTGTGAGTCGCGCCGCCGATACAAGCTGGGCACGGCCAGCGCTTCTGCGCGCCGGCTCGCTCGCCGTGACGCGCTGCGGAGATCGCGGTGTCGAAAATGCTCGCAGTCTCGACTGCCTGCGCCAATGTCGTTGCGTGCGCCGCCGGCGCCGATGCGGCGAACGCGAACCACAGCAACGCCCACGCGCTTCAGCACCGCAGGCGCGCGACGCCAGCGACACTCGCGCCTGTCTTGGCAACGTTTGAGACGCGCATTTTGGACGCCGACGCCCGCGGCGAAAATCGCAATTCATCCATTTTTTCGGACGCTGATGCGCCGCGTTGCGCCATCGCAAGGCCCGAGCATCGGCGGCTTTGTTGCAATAATGATTTCAGGATGAGCCAATTCTGATATGAAGAGGACTGCTTATGCAGCCAACGAGTAGAATTGCTCGGCGGGAGTTTGTCCGGCACCGTCGTCTTTCCTCTGCCCCTTGGCGATCATGTGCACCACCTCGATGCCACCAGGCAGGATGCGGGCACAACGAAAATTCTTGAACCCGAGCATGGGTCGGGTGCGCCGCTTGATCGCGCGGTGGTCCTGCTCGATGATGTTGTTCAGGTACTTCGTCTGGCGGATCTTGATCGGTGTTTCGCGCTCGGCGTTGATGGCTTCCAACGCAGCCAGATTTGCGCCACTTTTGTCGATGGTCACCGTCTCGGGTTCGCCATTCCGGGTGATCGATTTTTCGAAATACCGCTACGCCGAAGCCTTGTCCCGATGGGCCCGCAAGAGAAAATCAACGGTGTTCCCAACCTTGTCGACCGCGCGATACAGGTATTTCAATTGGCCCCTGACCTTAATGTAGGTCTCGTCGACACACCAGCTCTTGCCGACGGGGCGCTTGTGGCGGCGAAACGCTTTCTCCAATACCGGCAGCAACTTGATGGCCCAGCGGTGCACAATCGAATGATCGACCGAAACACCGCGCTCAGCCATCGTTTCTTCGAGGTGCCGCAGGCTTAGCGGATAGGTGACATACCAGCGCACGCAAGTCAGCATAATCTCGAGCGGATAATGCAGGCGTTTGAGTACTCTGGCCACTGCCGGATTCAACGTCTTCATTGAGGTTTCAATCGTTCATGTCGTTCCGCACATCATAGCCGACCGCCTTACGGCTTTATCGCAATAAGGCGATGTATGCTGCAGCCCACGAGACGAATGATGTGATCCATGAAGCAGAACCTGAATCCAGCCGTGGCGCGCGTGCTCAAGCGCCTGCATTGCCCGCTCGGCGTGATCCTGATGTGCGTACGCTGGTATGTCGCCTATCCGCTAAGCCTGCATCACATTGAAGAAATCGTCGCTGGGCGTGGGATCTGCGTTGATCATTCGACCGTGCACCGCTGGGCGCTCAAGCTGTTGCCGGTCTGGAGAAAGCGCTTCGCCTTCGCAAGCGGCCAGTTGGAAAGAGCTGGCGAATGAACGAGACGTACATCCGCATCAAGGGCGAATGGAAGTATCTCTACCGGGCCGTCTGCAAGAACGGCAACACCATCGACTTTCTGCTGCACGCCCATCGGGACAAGACTTCAGCCCGGCGTTACTTTGAAAAATCGATCGCTCAGCATGGCATGCCCGAGACGGTGACCGTCGACAAAAGCAGCGCCAAGCTCGCCGCGCTCGAAGCGATCAATGCCGATCGTGAAACACCCATCAAGATCCGCCAGTCCAAATATCTCAACAACCTCGTCGAGCAGGACCATCGGGCGATCAAGCGGCGCACCCGACACATGCTGGGGTTCAAGTCTTTTCGCTGCGCCCGCATCCTTCTGGGCGGCATCGAAGTCATGCATATGGTCACCAAAGGAAAGATGAAGTGTGCTCGCAGAACCCATCCGTCCGCCGCCGATCAATTCTGCGAACTGGCAACATAAGCAGTACTTCGCATATCGATCACCTTTCTTCCGCGAGCCTTACTGCGACAAAACCACAACGGGGACGCTGTTATTCACCAATTATCGAGGCGAGAAGCTGACTCCCAACTGACCCGCCTTCCTTACTTCGCTTCCTCGACAACCTGTCAGGTGCAGTCCAGGCTAGTACACTACATGGAAGTACGGTACGGGCAACAGGTCCGCCCGGCGGTCATTGAGCCATTGCGCGCGGGCAAGTGACTGGCACTTCGGACAGTGCCGGTTCCCACACGTAATAGGGTGCGCCCCATTCACAGAACGCCAGGCACAGACCTCCGCTTCCCTCCCACTACCGCGTCAGCGGTTTAGTACAATTGCGAATATCTGCAGCTGCAGATATTCGCAAATTCCGGGCCAATCCTCTAAATTTCGAAACGTAGTTGTGCATTTAAATTTACCGCGCAACATGGGTCAATAGCGCATCAACCGCTTCCAGACTGCGCGCAGGGCATCCTCGCCTTTCGCCGCCAACGAAAGTACTATCATTATCGCGATCAATGCTTCGCCAACAAGAAACAGGCATGCAACACGGACAATAGCGACTGCGTGTCTCATCATGAAATCTCAATCGTTCATCAAAGATACGTGCCTCACGTTGCATATGAAAGCCATTACGGCGGCCTCGGATCAACACCAGCATACTGTACCGGATACACCCGATCCATTGTCTTGCGAGCGTTCAGGCTCCACCTGCGACGAACCGTTCGTGCGCAAAGCCGCTGCCGTACGCGCTGGCTTGCACCCGATTCCTAGCCCCCTGCTGAGGGCATTGCCGATCATGGCGGCCATCCTGTGGTGCACTTGGCTCGGGGCGGCACTCGCTCAACCGGTTCCATCGCCCTCCCCCGCCTCGCCGTTGCCGGGAGCAGCCGATGTTCCTGTGAACGTCGGCGTGCAAGTAAAGATTGAACACTTCGGCCCCGACGATGCAGCCCGGATCCGAAGGACAGGCTTTAAGTTCGTCAGGTTCGGTGTCTGGACAGACCGCTTGCCCGACGCGGCATATCAAAAGCGCGTGGCCGAGGCATTCTCCGTTGCACGTATTGCAGGACTGCCCGTGCTGTTGACGGTCCGTTCGACCACGCCGGTCATTTCTGCACAGACCGCTCCGGCGGCCCGCAGTAAAGCCCTGGCGCAAGCCGGGACCGCATTCGGACGGACAGTCGCCGCGCTGCGGCATTCCTATGCCAGTCAGTTGCTCGCCATTGAAATCTGGAACGAACCCGATCTGCCGAAGTATTGGCCGACCGGCGATGCTTTAGCGACGTTCAGTCCGTACATACGCGCCGCCTGCAGCCAGTTGCAGGGAACTACGGCGCGGGTTCCAACCTTCGGCTTCGGATTCTCCCGTGCGCCGCTGTCAGGCTCACTGCCGGATGCCCTGCTGCAACAGGTTGTGAGTACCGCGCCTGGCTGCATCGGCGCAGTGTCCTATCACGCGTACGGCATGTCTGCCGACGCCATTCACAATACCATGCGTAGCACGCGCGCACGCTATGCGATGCCCGCCGTAGTCACCGAATGGGGCGTTCCGTCGATCGCAACGACCGACGGTAACGAAGGCCAGGCGTCGCGTGTTCGTGCATTTCTCAACACACTGCGCAGCACGGGAACGCCGCTTGTGTCGATTTACGAATGGAAGGACACGTCTTCGGGAAGCAATAACCGTGAGCGCAACTTTGGACTATTGACGTCCGAGGGAGAGGATAAGCCGTCACTCGGTGCGACCAGCAAGGCTCTGCGCTCCTTCGAAGTATCAGGTCCCGCGAGCGGCGCCAGTCGCTGACCGGCGCCGTGCATGACCTGCTGCACAGAGCCGATCGGCGAGCAGCGTCATCGAAAACAGCGCGACGCTGGACAGATGACGTGTATAACTTCCCAGATCGGGTTCGAACAGCATCGAAACGCAGACATGGCCGATGATGAGGCCGGCGAGCACATCATGCGAGCTCGCATACGGCGCCTTCGACCGCCCACCGAGCCTTCGCAACGCGGGCCACACTGCCAGCGCAACGAAGATCTGCATCGCGAACTCCTTGATTCCCGGTGAGGTTAGCGCCGCGAAGTTCAGGCGCCCGATCGCGTATGCATAGTCAGCGGCAAAGCCTATGAACGTGGAAGGATCGACCGGGTTGTAGAAACTTGTGCGCGCGCCGTAAGGCGATTGATAGACGAGATACTCGACGGCCATGTCGCGCGGATGCAGCAGGGCGACATAGACCGGGCCCGGTAACAGGGCGACCAGCACGACCACGGTGACAACCGCAACCATCTTCCAGCGCAACGTCATCCGCTGCAGGACGAACACCCCGACGGCGATCACGACGATCAGCATAAAATAGCTGCGCACTAGGGCCGCATAGCCGCCGTACAGCGCCAGCCCTGCAATGATCGCCCGGCGCGGATGCGCATCGTTCGCGAATCTGGCCAGGACGAGCGACGTCACGACCACCAGGGTGTCCTTGCTCGCGACGAAGAGATTGAAGAATACACACGGCACAGACAGCAACAACGCAGCAACAACCAAACCGATACGGTTCGCGCGACGCATCATCATCCAGATGAAACACACGCCGACACCCGTTACAAACACATTTAGCAGACTTGGCCCGAACAGTGCATAGAACTTCGCCACCGCATCGAACGAGGTGCCTGAATAGGTATCCGCCCCCACCATCTGTGCCTGGATTTTTTCGGCATCGCGGAAAATGAAATCCGGCAGAAACGTGCTGGCCTTCACGTAGACAATCAGGTAAAGCATCGCGTATACGGTGCCAATGAACCTGACGACTCCCCGGCTCAGAGAGGGACCGGCCGCCAGCAATTTATCCAGCACGATGCATCGCCTGATCTGTGAGTCCGGCCAAATGCAAACCTTTATTGGCCTTGCTGATAACCCATGCGAGCCATGCCGCGATCATGACGCTCGCGAAAAGATGCGAGACTGCAGCGCCCTGTTGACCAAAACGCGGAATGGCGATCCATGCGAGCGGCACGCTGATCACGCCCAGCGTGAACATGCCAAATGCGACTTGCCGCCCGGCTTTCAGTGCGATCGCTGCAGACCATAGCAAGTCAGATCCCGATCGAAGCACGAACGAGGCTAGCAGGATGACGAGCGTGGTTCGCCCTCCGGTGCCCAAAGACTTGTGGGCAAAGCGAAAAATCAGGTCGTGCACGCTGAAGACAGCGAGCGAAATAGCGACAGTCACGGCCAGGATTTTCACTATGACGCGACGAAGAATCGGGGTAACGCGGCGCGGCTCGCTACAAGCTGCCCTGACGAGGGACGGGCCTGCCGTCACGACGAACACCGTATAAGAAACCGTCTGTACTGCATTTGCAATTGCCCACAGGAACACATAGCGGCCAAATTCATCGTGACTTAGCAAAGGCGCGGCAACGAAGCGCTCCGCATATTGCATACCGGACAGCAGCACTGTCGCGATGTAGAACGCAACGCCTTCTTTCCACACACCCGCCGTGCGGCGCCAGTCGAAACGCGCGGGCGCCGATTGCACACCTGACTGTCGCAGCTCCATCGCGCGAATCGCTTTCCACGCCCACCCGATCACAACGAGATTTGCGCCGATCCACAACACGAACACCGCTTCGATACTGGCTATCCAATGAAACAACAGGCCGGCAATCGCGAAGCTAGGCCACAAGCCGGTACGCACGAAGAGCATCAGCGAGCCTGTGTTAGCCCGGTGTAAGGAAAATACGTACGAGTTCGCTTCGAACGCGTAATGTTCCGTGATGGCTACTGCCACCATTAGAGAGAGCGCGGCAGGCGATGCTGCTCCCAGCATTGCCTGCCCGCCCTCGTGCCAGACGATCACAGACGCGGCCCCGACAAGCAGATAGAAGCTGGCGTAAACGCCCCCCAGCATGCGCACCTCGAGCATCGCCGGGAGCGGATCCGTCTCGCTCAAGCGGCGGTTGATTTCCGCGCTGAAGCCGAGTCCAAACAGTTTGGAAGCGATCACCGATACGGCTACCGCCATGCCATAGTCGGCGAAG from Paraburkholderia sp. IMGN_8 encodes the following:
- a CDS encoding IS6 family transposase (programmed frameshift), which gives rise to MKQNLNPAVARVLKRLHCPLGVILMCVRWYVAYPLSLHHIEEIVAGRGICVDHSTVHRWALKLLPGLEKALRLRKRPVGKSWRMNETYIRIKGEWKYLYRAVCKNGNTIDFLLHAHRDKTSARRYFEKSIAQHGMPETVTVDKSSAKLAALEAINADRETPIKIRQSKYLNNLVEQDHRAIKRRTRHMLGFKSFRCARILLGGIEVMHMVTKGKMKCARRTHPSAADQFCELAT
- a CDS encoding glycosyl hydrolase produces the protein MNVGVQVKIEHFGPDDAARIRRTGFKFVRFGVWTDRLPDAAYQKRVAEAFSVARIAGLPVLLTVRSTTPVISAQTAPAARSKALAQAGTAFGRTVAALRHSYASQLLAIEIWNEPDLPKYWPTGDALATFSPYIRAACSQLQGTTARVPTFGFGFSRAPLSGSLPDALLQQVVSTAPGCIGAVSYHAYGMSADAIHNTMRSTRARYAMPAVVTEWGVPSIATTDGNEGQASRVRAFLNTLRSTGTPLVSIYEWKDTSSGSNNRERNFGLLTSEGEDKPSLGATSKALRSFEVSGPASGASR
- a CDS encoding phosphoribosylaminoimidazole carboxylase, which codes for MLEVRMLGGVYASFYLLVGAASVIVWHEGGQAMLGAASPAALSLMVAVAITEHYAFEANSYVFSLHRANTGSLMLFVRTGLWPSFAIAGLLFHWIASIEAVFVLWIGANLVVIGWAWKAIRAMELRQSGVQSAPARFDWRRTAGVWKEGVAFYIATVLLSGMQYAERFVAAPLLSHDEFGRYVFLWAIANAVQTVSYTVFVVTAGPSLVRAACSEPRRVTPILRRVIVKILAVTVAISLAVFSVHDLIFRFAHKSLGTGGRTTLVILLASFVLRSGSDLLWSAAIALKAGRQVAFGMFTLGVISVPLAWIAIPRFGQQGAAVSHLFASVMIAAWLAWVISKANKGLHLAGLTDQAMHRAG